A single region of the Deltaproteobacteria bacterium genome encodes:
- a CDS encoding dicarboxylate/amino acid:cation symporter has product MKKLFGGHYLIVGILIGVVLGGIVGSFLPETAVKLGFLGELFLNALKMIVLPLIVISITLSIIKVGNLGSLGLKTLVYYLFTTAIAVFIGIVIVNLIHPGEGSAIVSGQMPEVLKGKEDMSLIDIIVLKFISPNLFDAAEEFEILPLIIASILFGAAFASLGKESKLILDIFTLLDKAVMKIVHWIMIFTPVGIFSLIAERIGLAGGGSEVITLAMELGKYVLSVVLGLAVHGFIVLPLILLLLAGRNPLEYLSHLGKALLTAFSTASSSATLPLTMEGVIEEAKVSPKVGRFVLPLGATINMDGTALYEAVAVIFIAQSYGIELGMAQMVIIFFTATLAAIGAAGIPEAGLVTMVLVLKAVGLPMEGIGLILAIDWLLDRFRTTINVWGDCIGAAVIDRFEDGRDDIDTQKT; this is encoded by the coding sequence ATGAAAAAGCTTTTCGGAGGACATTATCTGATTGTAGGAATTCTGATAGGCGTGGTTCTGGGCGGAATCGTCGGCTCATTTTTGCCGGAGACGGCTGTCAAGCTCGGTTTTCTCGGGGAGTTGTTCCTGAACGCGTTGAAGATGATAGTGCTCCCTCTGATAGTTATCTCGATTACTCTCAGCATAATAAAAGTGGGAAATCTGGGGTCATTGGGCTTAAAGACCCTTGTTTATTATTTGTTCACGACCGCGATTGCAGTGTTCATCGGCATCGTGATTGTGAATTTGATACATCCGGGCGAGGGAAGCGCGATTGTTTCCGGCCAGATGCCTGAAGTTCTAAAAGGGAAGGAGGATATGAGTCTCATCGATATTATTGTATTGAAATTCATATCCCCGAATCTTTTCGACGCGGCCGAGGAGTTCGAAATACTGCCCCTCATCATAGCGTCCATTCTCTTCGGCGCGGCGTTCGCCAGCCTCGGAAAGGAGAGCAAGCTTATTCTCGATATATTCACCCTGCTCGATAAGGCGGTGATGAAGATAGTGCACTGGATAATGATATTCACACCCGTGGGCATATTCAGTCTGATAGCGGAGCGAATCGGCTTGGCCGGAGGGGGTAGCGAAGTCATAACCCTTGCGATGGAGCTCGGTAAATACGTGCTCAGTGTCGTGCTTGGCCTTGCCGTTCACGGTTTTATTGTACTGCCTCTTATACTTTTATTATTGGCCGGAAGAAATCCCCTCGAATACCTCTCCCATCTTGGAAAGGCGCTGCTCACGGCGTTCTCTACCGCCTCGTCTTCGGCTACTCTGCCCCTGACGATGGAGGGAGTGATAGAGGAGGCGAAGGTAAGCCCGAAGGTGGGCAGATTCGTTTTGCCTCTCGGAGCCACAATCAATATGGACGGCACCGCGCTTTATGAGGCCGTCGCCGTGATATTTATAGCTCAGAGCTACGGGATCGAGCTTGGAATGGCACAGATGGTGATTATATTTTTTACCGCCACGCTTGCCGCCATAGGCGCTGCGGGTATACCGGAGGCGGGGCTTGTAACAATGGTACTTGTATTAAAGGCGGTCGGTCTTCCTATGGAGGGAATAGGGCTTATTCTGGCGATAGACTGGCTGCTTGACAGGTTCAGGACCACTATAAACGTCTGGGGGGATTGCATAGGCGCCGCGGTAATTGACCGTTTTGAGGACGGAAGGGACGATATCGACACTCAAAAGACTTAG